A genomic segment from Methanolobus zinderi encodes:
- a CDS encoding Na+/H+ antiporter subunit E gives MKRYIFFAAVFGLIWCFVHGTINVNNFILGLIFAPFIIRPFKPLYHFERDFSISKGIKKLPAQARYLYVLIKEIIKANIVVAKIVLQPKIDIKPGIIAVPIRTKTDLGITTIANTITLTPGTLTIDMSDDRSVLYVHAIDASDPEAVAESIRDDLEKYVLEAFE, from the coding sequence ATGAAACGCTATATATTCTTCGCTGCAGTATTCGGACTGATATGGTGCTTTGTCCATGGTACGATAAATGTCAACAACTTTATACTGGGACTTATATTCGCGCCCTTTATCATACGTCCGTTCAAGCCACTCTACCACTTTGAGCGTGATTTCTCCATCAGTAAAGGCATAAAGAAACTGCCTGCACAGGCAAGGTATCTGTATGTCCTTATCAAGGAGATCATAAAAGCCAATATTGTAGTGGCAAAGATAGTGCTCCAACCGAAAATTGACATAAAACCAGGCATCATCGCAGTACCTATCAGGACAAAGACCGATCTTGGTATAACCACCATAGCAAATACAATCACCCTGACACCGGGTACACTGACCATCGATATGTCCGATGACAGATCGGTCCTTTACGTTCATGCCATCGATGCATCAGATCCTGAGGCAGTAGCCGAATCCATCAGGGATGACCTGGAAAAATACGTACTGGAGGCATTCGAATGA
- a CDS encoding HAD family hydrolase, producing MFKGVIFDSDGVLVDSMSYHAKAWVKVFEDEGIDVSEEEVYEIEGSNHKGVIDIFFKKAGIEADESTYEELLQKKRKLFMEMNEAEAFDNMRECLELLHGKYKLAVASGADRKIVSSLMEKFYPDIFDVVISGEDVSNGKPDPEPYLKAVDKLGLKRDECLVVENAPLGIKSAKNAGLYCVAVATYLEAEKMSEADRVFGDHSGLTDYLKELALAKE from the coding sequence ATGTTCAAGGGAGTAATATTCGACTCAGATGGTGTGCTTGTGGACTCCATGTCCTATCATGCAAAGGCCTGGGTGAAGGTCTTTGAGGATGAAGGTATCGATGTTTCCGAGGAAGAGGTCTATGAGATAGAGGGCTCGAACCATAAGGGTGTCATTGATATTTTTTTCAAAAAGGCCGGTATAGAGGCTGATGAATCCACCTATGAAGAACTGCTGCAGAAAAAAAGAAAGCTCTTTATGGAGATGAACGAGGCAGAAGCATTTGATAATATGCGCGAGTGCCTGGAACTTCTGCATGGAAAATATAAACTTGCCGTAGCTTCAGGTGCCGACAGGAAGATCGTATCCAGTCTCATGGAAAAATTCTATCCTGATATCTTCGATGTCGTGATATCCGGAGAAGATGTCAGCAATGGAAAGCCCGACCCGGAACCCTATCTGAAAGCTGTGGATAAACTGGGTCTAAAGAGAGACGAATGTCTTGTTGTGGAGAATGCTCCGCTGGGAATAAAATCTGCTAAGAATGCAGGTCTGTATTGCGTTGCAGTGGCTACCTATCTGGAAGCTGAGAAAATGTCAGAGGCCGACAGGGTGTTCGGGGACCACAGTGGTCTGACAGATTACCTGAAAGAGCTGGCCCTGGCTAAAGAGTGA
- a CDS encoding beta-CASP ribonuclease aCPSF1 has protein sequence MAVEEVLSDLKKKIEEKLPSGTTISDVEFEGPQLVVYTEEPKKFADNGNIVRNLAKILRTRIVVRPDPKVLMPPEESIQKIEETVPSESIVSNYHFDPDVGEVIIEAEKPGLVIGKHGETLREITKKIGWTPKVVRTPPIKSRTVKNIREFMRTNHKERKDILKAVGRKIHRGCTSKDQWVRITSLGGAREVGRSCFIVSTPESRIMIDCGVNVASEDDMTPFLYVPEAFPINQIDAVVLTHAHLDHQGLVPLLYKYGFEGPVYCTPPTRDLMALLQLDYIDVAAKEGKRPPYASADVREVLKHTIILDYEEVTDIAPDIKLTFHNAGHILGSAVSHFHIGDGLHNVVFTGDFKFEKTRLFDPAVNRFPRVESVVMESTYGNSNAMQPALKDAEKNLKTIIKETLKKEGVVLIPAFAVGRSQEVMIVLEDAIRKGEIPNVPVYLDGMIWEATAIHATYPEYLNNDLRKLIFQKGENPFLAECFKPVDSNELRQKIIEEPHPCVILSTSGMMNAGPVIEYFKAFAENENNTLVFVGYQADGTLGRRIQKGWKEIPLSSSNGTHVVTMNMRVEVVDGFSGHSDRKQLMDYIKRMKPRPERVYTEHGDERSCLDLASSIHKKNRLETRALTNLETVRLV, from the coding sequence ATGGCGGTAGAAGAAGTATTATCTGATCTTAAGAAAAAGATTGAAGAGAAGTTGCCCAGTGGCACAACTATTTCTGATGTTGAATTTGAAGGCCCGCAACTCGTAGTTTACACCGAAGAACCAAAGAAGTTTGCTGATAACGGAAATATTGTCAGAAATCTCGCAAAGATCCTGAGAACACGTATAGTGGTTCGTCCTGATCCGAAAGTGTTGATGCCTCCCGAGGAATCGATACAGAAAATAGAAGAGACGGTTCCGTCAGAGTCCATAGTTTCTAATTATCATTTTGACCCCGATGTGGGTGAGGTCATCATCGAAGCGGAAAAGCCGGGGCTTGTGATCGGTAAACATGGAGAGACACTCAGGGAGATCACAAAGAAGATCGGCTGGACACCCAAAGTTGTCAGGACTCCACCTATCAAGTCACGGACAGTCAAGAACATCCGTGAATTCATGCGTACCAACCACAAGGAAAGAAAGGACATCCTGAAAGCCGTGGGGAGAAAGATACACAGAGGATGTACCTCCAAGGACCAGTGGGTAAGGATCACATCCCTGGGAGGAGCAAGAGAAGTAGGACGCAGCTGCTTTATTGTCTCAACCCCGGAATCAAGGATCATGATCGACTGTGGTGTGAATGTAGCTTCAGAGGATGATATGACACCATTCCTCTACGTACCTGAAGCTTTCCCGATAAACCAGATAGATGCCGTGGTGCTCACACACGCCCACCTTGACCACCAGGGACTTGTCCCACTGCTTTACAAATATGGTTTTGAAGGACCAGTGTACTGCACACCACCAACACGTGATCTCATGGCACTCCTGCAGCTTGACTACATAGACGTGGCTGCCAAGGAAGGCAAAAGGCCGCCTTATGCATCCGCAGATGTAAGGGAAGTCTTAAAACACACGATCATACTGGATTATGAAGAAGTTACTGACATTGCACCGGACATCAAGCTGACCTTCCACAATGCGGGACACATTCTGGGCTCCGCGGTCTCTCACTTCCATATCGGAGACGGTCTGCACAATGTAGTGTTCACCGGTGACTTCAAGTTCGAGAAGACCAGGCTCTTTGATCCCGCGGTCAATAGGTTCCCCCGTGTGGAGAGTGTGGTAATGGAATCCACCTACGGCAATTCCAATGCAATGCAGCCGGCTCTGAAAGATGCCGAAAAGAACCTCAAGACAATCATAAAGGAGACACTCAAAAAGGAAGGAGTTGTGCTCATTCCCGCATTCGCCGTGGGTAGGAGCCAGGAGGTCATGATCGTTCTCGAGGACGCGATACGTAAAGGCGAGATACCCAACGTTCCGGTCTATCTTGACGGTATGATCTGGGAAGCTACGGCAATCCATGCAACATATCCGGAATACCTCAATAACGACCTGCGTAAGCTTATCTTCCAGAAGGGAGAGAATCCTTTCCTTGCCGAATGTTTCAAACCTGTGGATTCCAATGAGTTGCGCCAGAAGATAATAGAAGAACCTCATCCATGTGTTATCCTGTCAACATCAGGTATGATGAATGCAGGTCCTGTCATAGAATACTTCAAGGCGTTCGCGGAGAACGAGAACAACACACTTGTGTTCGTAGGTTACCAGGCAGACGGAACCCTTGGTAGAAGGATACAGAAAGGATGGAAGGAGATACCCCTGTCCAGCAGCAACGGAACACACGTAGTAACAATGAACATGAGAGTTGAGGTCGTTGACGGATTCTCAGGTCACTCCGACAGGAAACAGCTCATGGATTACATCAAGAGGATGAAACCACGTCCGGAAAGGGTTTATACCGAACACGGAGACGAGCGCTCATGCCTTGACCTTGCAAGCTCGATCCACAAGAAGAACAGGCTCGAGACCCGGGCACTGACAAACCTTGAAACTGTACGGCTGGTATAA
- the mbhE gene encoding hydrogen gas-evolving membrane-bound hydrogenase subunit E, with product MDSFTAITLAVFLPFILAGILPVVEKLLKNRIGWYAAAVAFLSLVLVAQVAPTVIHGESIQGSITWIPSLGIDLSFYGDGLSVMFGIIVSTIGIIIMSYSNGYMSKREDLPRYYQQLLFFMGSMLGMVFSANLIQLFIFWELTSITSFMLIGYWRNRPMSVYGATKSLLITATGGLFMLAGFLVLHAITGTFDIPTILHSESMIEFIKGHELFLLALILIFIGAASKSAQGPFYVWLPNAMEAPTPVSAFLHSATMVKAGIYLVARIHPIFSGTDAWFILVSGVGIITMIMAGFLAFRQTDIKGILAYSTISQLAYLMTMYGYTTLHHPGIGVAAATFHLLNHATFKASLFLVAGIVAHETATRDITKMGGLRKEMPITFILATIGALAMAGIPPLNGFLSKEMFYEASYEMGHLLGGPFTYLIPALAVLGGVLTFAYSIKLIDGIFLGKRPSHGLPEHIHDPGWTMIIPTAFLAVLIILFGLVPSIPSHYIVQPATESILLEPVDLHVQLWHGFTPALMMTIATFILGILIYTRYDSIAAWQNRFNSRHPMLSVNYLYDATVDNAKNVTFGFSSRMQPGNIKTYVIALLLLMIALFMIPVVLLTADIIPSTLNFDIPPYEGILFLFMIIAGLGAALLPRYVPAIISLSGLGYLVSLLFIYLSAPDLALTQILVETLSTIIFLLAIVKIPQKFREHVTPAVLTRDLLIASAVALTVFVLLINATQGIVAPFESLSHYFIENSLPLAGGHNIVNVIIVDFRGYDTLGEISVLCLAAFGVYNLIHSRGEEE from the coding sequence ATGGATTCGTTTACAGCAATTACTCTAGCGGTTTTTTTGCCATTCATTTTGGCCGGTATATTGCCAGTGGTTGAAAAACTTTTGAAGAACAGAATAGGATGGTATGCAGCAGCGGTTGCTTTCCTGAGTCTTGTACTTGTGGCACAGGTTGCACCAACTGTCATACACGGAGAGAGCATACAGGGCTCCATAACCTGGATACCCTCACTGGGTATTGACCTGTCGTTCTACGGAGACGGGCTCAGTGTGATGTTCGGTATAATTGTCTCTACTATCGGCATCATAATCATGTCATATTCCAATGGATACATGTCCAAGAGAGAAGACCTCCCACGCTATTACCAGCAGCTTCTCTTTTTCATGGGCTCCATGCTCGGAATGGTGTTCTCAGCAAATCTCATCCAGTTGTTCATATTCTGGGAACTTACCAGTATCACATCATTCATGCTTATCGGATACTGGCGCAACAGGCCCATGTCCGTCTACGGGGCAACCAAATCCCTGCTTATAACGGCAACAGGTGGGCTTTTCATGCTTGCGGGATTTTTAGTGCTGCACGCAATAACAGGCACTTTTGATATACCCACAATCCTGCACAGCGAATCCATGATCGAGTTCATAAAAGGACACGAACTCTTCCTTCTAGCACTTATCCTGATATTCATTGGTGCTGCATCAAAATCAGCACAGGGACCCTTCTACGTGTGGTTACCCAACGCAATGGAGGCACCAACTCCTGTCAGTGCGTTCCTGCACTCGGCCACCATGGTCAAGGCGGGAATCTACCTCGTAGCAAGGATACACCCTATATTCTCCGGAACCGATGCCTGGTTTATCCTAGTAAGCGGTGTAGGAATAATCACAATGATCATGGCAGGTTTCCTGGCGTTCCGCCAGACAGACATCAAAGGAATACTTGCCTATTCCACCATCAGTCAGCTTGCATATTTGATGACCATGTACGGTTACACCACCCTCCACCACCCGGGAATAGGAGTGGCTGCAGCAACATTCCACCTGCTCAATCACGCAACCTTCAAGGCATCACTTTTCCTTGTGGCAGGCATAGTTGCCCATGAAACGGCCACGAGGGATATCACGAAAATGGGAGGACTGCGAAAGGAGATGCCGATAACCTTCATCCTTGCGACCATAGGTGCCCTTGCAATGGCAGGGATACCACCGCTGAACGGATTCCTGAGCAAGGAGATGTTCTATGAAGCATCTTATGAGATGGGACACCTGCTCGGAGGTCCTTTCACATATCTTATCCCGGCACTGGCTGTGCTCGGAGGTGTGTTAACCTTTGCCTATTCCATCAAACTCATTGACGGCATTTTCCTCGGAAAACGCCCGTCACATGGTCTCCCGGAACACATACATGACCCGGGCTGGACCATGATCATTCCAACTGCTTTTCTGGCAGTGCTTATCATATTGTTCGGACTTGTGCCTTCAATACCTTCACACTATATCGTTCAGCCTGCGACCGAGTCCATACTTCTCGAACCGGTTGACCTGCACGTACAACTCTGGCACGGGTTCACGCCTGCCCTGATGATGACAATAGCAACGTTCATCCTGGGAATACTGATATACACACGTTACGACAGCATTGCTGCCTGGCAGAACAGGTTCAATTCACGGCATCCCATGCTAAGTGTAAATTATCTCTATGATGCCACGGTGGACAACGCAAAGAACGTCACCTTCGGCTTCTCATCAAGGATGCAGCCAGGGAACATCAAGACCTATGTTATAGCCCTGCTGCTCCTAATGATTGCACTGTTCATGATACCTGTAGTGTTGCTTACGGCGGATATCATACCTTCGACACTCAACTTTGACATACCGCCTTATGAAGGTATACTGTTCCTGTTCATGATCATCGCAGGTCTGGGTGCAGCACTGCTTCCAAGATATGTGCCTGCCATAATATCCCTTTCGGGACTCGGCTACCTTGTGAGTCTGCTGTTCATCTACCTCTCGGCACCTGACCTTGCACTGACCCAGATACTTGTGGAAACACTCTCCACAATAATATTCCTTCTTGCAATAGTTAAGATACCGCAGAAGTTCAGGGAACATGTAACACCGGCAGTGCTGACAAGAGACCTGCTGATAGCTTCGGCAGTGGCTCTGACCGTATTCGTACTGCTGATAAATGCCACACAGGGAATCGTGGCACCCTTTGAGAGTCTTTCCCATTACTTCATAGAGAACAGCCTGCCACTGGCCGGAGGTCATAACATTGTCAACGTGATCATTGTTGATTTCAGAGGTTATGATACACTAGGAGAGATTTCGGTCTTATGTCTGGCAGCATTCGGTGTTTATAACCTGATACACAGCAGAGGTGAGGAAGAATGA
- a CDS encoding NADH-quinone oxidoreductase subunit M — protein MSPIAEHLPIILIAVPILMAAIMVMLRSNPQLQKGLNILVSSGLVVLSVMLLLQVWNTGIQVYEVGEWGKYGILLVADLLSAGMVVLTTCISFLSLIYSFDYIEKRSLSATYYPLFNLLLAGLNGSFLTGDIFNLFVFFEILLLSSCALVVANEQGGVTKSSDKMEATFKYLVLNMLGSIVMLIAVASLYATTGTLNMADISVKLSAMSDAGTLPWHVFAIALMFIVVFGNKAAIFPLHYWLPDVHPTAPSPISAMLSGVLIKVGAYGMLRVFFLIFRDTLYIFQPVIIYLALATIIIGAISAVAQTDVKRLLAYSSVSQIGYVFLGIGLGGVYAIAAALIYLVNHAIAKSMLFLSSGAIIHHAGTRDMRKMGGMVDSTPMVALLFLAGAMSIAGLPPTGGFIAKFVLFDAGIIGEYYFEIGIALIFAIFTLFYMFRAWLLMFWGEKRDVEKYGDYSSHKASPLIMAPIIVLALSIIVFGLYAEPLISLATATAEQILDPQPYIEAVLTRVVR, from the coding sequence ATGAGTCCGATAGCAGAACATCTGCCGATAATCCTGATCGCCGTCCCGATACTTATGGCAGCGATCATGGTTATGCTCAGGTCAAATCCACAGCTTCAGAAAGGGCTGAACATTCTGGTGTCCTCCGGACTTGTAGTTCTGAGTGTAATGCTACTCCTGCAGGTATGGAACACCGGAATACAGGTATACGAGGTTGGTGAATGGGGCAAGTATGGCATACTGCTTGTGGCCGATCTGCTAAGTGCAGGCATGGTTGTTCTTACAACCTGTATTTCCTTCCTTTCACTAATTTACTCATTTGACTATATAGAGAAGAGATCACTCAGTGCTACATATTATCCGCTGTTCAACCTGCTGCTGGCAGGTCTTAACGGATCCTTCCTGACAGGGGACATATTCAATCTCTTCGTATTCTTCGAGATACTGCTGCTCTCATCATGTGCCCTGGTGGTTGCCAACGAGCAGGGAGGAGTTACAAAGAGCTCCGACAAGATGGAAGCTACATTCAAATATCTCGTACTGAACATGCTAGGGTCAATTGTCATGCTGATAGCCGTGGCTTCTCTTTACGCGACCACCGGTACGCTCAACATGGCTGATATCTCCGTAAAGCTCAGTGCAATGAGCGATGCAGGAACCCTTCCCTGGCATGTGTTCGCAATCGCTCTTATGTTCATCGTGGTCTTCGGTAACAAGGCGGCAATCTTCCCGCTGCATTACTGGCTGCCTGATGTGCACCCCACGGCACCTTCACCCATCAGCGCCATGCTGAGCGGTGTACTCATCAAGGTTGGTGCCTATGGAATGCTGCGTGTCTTCTTCCTGATCTTCAGGGACACACTGTACATATTCCAGCCCGTGATAATATATCTGGCACTTGCTACCATTATCATCGGTGCAATCTCCGCAGTGGCACAGACTGATGTGAAACGTCTGCTTGCGTACTCCAGCGTGAGCCAGATAGGTTATGTATTCCTCGGAATTGGCCTTGGCGGTGTTTATGCAATTGCTGCAGCACTGATCTACCTTGTGAACCATGCGATTGCAAAGTCCATGTTGTTCCTGAGCTCAGGAGCCATAATCCACCATGCAGGCACCCGGGACATGCGCAAGATGGGAGGCATGGTTGACAGCACCCCGATGGTGGCACTGCTCTTTCTGGCAGGGGCCATGTCCATTGCAGGCCTTCCCCCAACAGGCGGATTTATTGCCAAGTTCGTACTCTTTGATGCCGGTATCATCGGTGAGTATTACTTTGAGATAGGAATTGCGCTAATATTTGCAATATTCACCCTATTCTACATGTTCAGGGCATGGCTTTTGATGTTCTGGGGTGAGAAGAGGGATGTTGAGAAATACGGGGACTATTCTTCACATAAGGCATCTCCCCTGATCATGGCACCTATTATAGTGCTCGCACTGTCCATCATTGTTTTCGGACTCTATGCCGAGCCTCTGATATCACTTGCAACTGCAACAGCAGAACAGATACTTGATCCGCAACCATACATTGAAGCGGTACTCACGAGGGTGGTAAGATGA
- a CDS encoding ATP-grasp domain-containing protein, whose translation MKNILVIGFSTRNIICSGNRAGYNMYAIDAFCDHDMLECARAAIKLDIGEGFHAENIEISDLCGIIDSFGIEFDAIIPASGFETISFPKNYPILCNDHDIMKEVTDKSRFARLLSSLNLPHPQTYSLSEIENINSPIMVKPACSGGGILNRVLYDWNDLQSYLDSLNRMHIQLTEKDLVFQDYLQGIPASVSVISTEDRASAVAINEQLIGIPWLTGLPFAYCGNITPLYTPFSDQMKNIAENLILELGLVGSSGVDFLITENGPVIIEVNARFQGSLDTVELSTGLNLFEAHMQAFEGKLPEEPRNREYAARAIIYGDRNIEVSAHLHEKILEKRSVDVPNTGDIVGPDEPLTSVLSTGNCREEVIREARSSVMFIRECLDLDSPQENGPRTESTYVQNIK comes from the coding sequence ATGAAGAACATACTTGTCATCGGATTCAGCACCCGCAACATCATATGTTCCGGAAATCGCGCCGGCTACAACATGTATGCCATTGATGCCTTCTGTGACCATGACATGCTTGAGTGTGCCAGAGCGGCCATTAAACTTGATATCGGAGAGGGATTCCATGCAGAGAACATCGAAATTTCAGATCTCTGTGGGATAATCGACAGCTTCGGGATAGAATTTGATGCAATAATACCTGCATCAGGCTTTGAAACCATAAGTTTTCCGAAAAACTATCCCATCCTGTGCAATGATCATGATATCATGAAAGAGGTGACTGATAAGTCCAGATTCGCAAGGTTGCTCAGCTCTCTGAATCTTCCGCATCCTCAGACATATTCCCTATCGGAGATCGAAAACATAAACAGCCCGATCATGGTAAAACCTGCGTGTTCCGGCGGAGGAATCTTGAACAGGGTATTGTATGACTGGAATGATCTGCAATCCTATCTTGATTCTCTTAACAGAATGCACATACAACTAACAGAGAAGGACCTGGTATTCCAGGACTACCTTCAGGGAATTCCTGCAAGTGTTTCTGTAATTTCAACAGAAGACAGGGCATCTGCAGTTGCCATTAACGAACAATTGATAGGGATTCCCTGGCTTACAGGACTGCCATTTGCATACTGCGGGAACATCACACCCTTATACACACCTTTCAGTGACCAAATGAAAAATATAGCTGAAAATCTTATATTAGAACTTGGACTCGTCGGATCCAGCGGAGTGGATTTCCTTATAACAGAGAATGGTCCTGTTATCATAGAAGTAAATGCAAGGTTCCAGGGAAGCCTTGATACCGTCGAGTTGTCCACTGGTCTTAACTTGTTTGAAGCACATATGCAGGCGTTTGAGGGCAAACTGCCGGAAGAGCCCCGGAACAGAGAATATGCGGCAAGGGCTATAATCTACGGAGACAGGAATATTGAAGTAAGTGCTCACCTGCATGAGAAGATACTGGAAAAGCGTAGCGTCGATGTGCCAAATACAGGAGACATAGTAGGCCCGGATGAGCCATTGACCTCTGTACTGTCCACAGGAAATTGCAGAGAAGAAGTGATCAGGGAAGCCAGAAGCAGCGTTATGTTTATACGGGAGTGTCTGGATTTAGACTCACCACAAGAAAATGGCCCGAGAACAGAAAGTACTTATGTACAGAACATTAAATGA
- a CDS encoding TIGR00295 family protein: protein MITHQQALEILENAGCSKKVIAHCLAVSGLATLMGKELLSRGEDLDLELVEIGGLLHDLGRAETHGMMHAVVGARLAEDKGLDPRLVLIIKKHIGAGITQEEAMELGLPEDDYIPRTLEEKLVAHADNLTKGTRKISLDEKLALMRRKNIDTSSIERVKRLADEIGIV, encoded by the coding sequence ATGATCACGCACCAGCAGGCGTTAGAAATACTCGAGAATGCCGGCTGCAGTAAAAAGGTAATAGCACACTGTCTTGCAGTATCCGGCCTTGCAACCCTGATGGGAAAAGAACTTCTGTCCCGGGGTGAGGATCTTGACCTTGAACTTGTTGAGATCGGCGGCCTGCTGCATGATCTCGGAAGGGCTGAAACCCATGGCATGATGCATGCTGTTGTCGGTGCCAGGCTTGCAGAAGATAAAGGGCTTGACCCGCGCCTTGTGCTGATAATTAAAAAACACATAGGTGCAGGCATAACACAGGAAGAAGCGATGGAACTCGGACTTCCCGAAGACGATTATATACCACGCACCCTGGAAGAGAAGCTTGTTGCACATGCCGATAATCTTACAAAGGGAACGAGGAAGATAAGCCTGGACGAGAAGCTAGCACTTATGCGAAGAAAGAATATCGATACCAGTAGTATTGAACGTGTCAAAAGACTTGCCGATGAGATCGGCATTGTATAG
- a CDS encoding transcription factor: MIDLNNPVVRGYLIRLVGEDGLEMIKNMPEGEVTDEEIAEATGILLNIVRRTLFILNENKLAVCRRERDSSSGWLTYLWTLDMSDIEPQLAKEKKRIIRNLKTRLDFEEDNVFYACPEGCTRMNFNEATECEFLCPFCGEDMMFEDNIVFVEKIQKRLEKLES, encoded by the coding sequence TTGATAGATCTGAATAATCCGGTTGTCAGGGGATATCTTATCAGGCTTGTGGGCGAAGATGGCCTGGAAATGATAAAGAATATGCCCGAAGGTGAGGTTACGGATGAGGAAATCGCAGAAGCTACGGGTATACTTCTGAACATAGTCCGAAGAACTCTTTTTATTCTCAACGAAAACAAACTGGCAGTTTGCAGGAGGGAAAGGGACTCCAGCAGCGGATGGCTAACATATCTCTGGACCCTTGACATGTCAGATATCGAGCCACAGCTTGCCAAAGAGAAGAAGAGAATAATCAGAAACCTCAAGACACGTCTTGATTTTGAAGAAGATAATGTTTTTTATGCCTGTCCCGAGGGATGTACACGTATGAATTTCAACGAGGCTACCGAATGTGAGTTCCTCTGCCCCTTCTGCGGAGAGGATATGATGTTCGAGGACAATATCGTATTCGTTGAAAAGATACAGAAGCGCCTTGAAAAGCTTGAATCATAA
- a CDS encoding NADH-quinone oxidoreductase subunit K, giving the protein MNNTLLSLTIAILFGIGTFLVLRRDILRIIIGLSVLSHAVNLLIVSTGAFAGARVPIITEDGGHGASEATGTIFNDALAENILAPVTAAGHTVNFVDPLVQALVLTAIVISLAVTAFILILAYRIYEEYGTTDIKELRRLWG; this is encoded by the coding sequence ATGAACAATACCCTGCTTTCATTAACAATTGCCATACTCTTTGGTATTGGCACATTCCTTGTACTCCGCAGGGACATATTGAGGATTATCATAGGCCTAAGCGTACTTTCACATGCTGTTAACCTGTTGATCGTATCAACCGGAGCCTTCGCGGGAGCAAGAGTACCGATCATTACAGAAGACGGCGGACATGGAGCCTCGGAGGCTACAGGAACAATTTTCAATGATGCTCTGGCCGAGAACATACTGGCACCTGTGACTGCCGCAGGTCATACTGTGAATTTTGTTGATCCGCTTGTTCAGGCTCTGGTACTTACTGCAATAGTCATCAGCCTGGCCGTTACCGCATTCATACTGATACTTGCCTATCGTATCTATGAGGAATACGGGACAACTGATATCAAAGAACTCAGGAGGCTCTGGGGATGA
- the psmB gene encoding archaeal proteasome endopeptidase complex subunit beta, with product MTDDKYLKGTTTVGIVCNDGVVLATEQRATMGHFIASKTAKKIYQVDDLAAMTTAGSVGDAQQIVRIISVESKLYKMRRKESMTIKGLTTLLSNLLAGQRYYPMMVQLLVGGYDKNGPALYSIDALGGNIDEKAVVATGSGSPIAYGVLEDRFEENMDTEAGTELAVRALHNAMKRDSASGNGIDVVVISENNYKRLESEEVKKLREELN from the coding sequence ATGACCGATGATAAGTATTTAAAAGGTACAACGACAGTTGGGATAGTTTGCAATGATGGTGTAGTTCTTGCAACCGAACAGCGGGCAACGATGGGGCATTTTATTGCAAGTAAGACTGCGAAAAAGATCTACCAGGTAGATGATCTTGCAGCCATGACAACTGCCGGTTCTGTGGGAGATGCCCAGCAGATCGTACGTATTATCAGCGTCGAATCCAAGCTTTACAAGATGAGACGCAAAGAATCAATGACCATTAAGGGTCTGACCACTCTTTTATCAAATCTTTTAGCAGGACAGAGGTACTATCCTATGATGGTGCAGTTACTGGTCGGAGGATACGACAAGAACGGCCCTGCATTATACTCCATTGATGCACTTGGCGGTAACATCGACGAAAAGGCAGTTGTTGCAACCGGATCAGGTTCACCGATAGCTTACGGTGTGCTCGAAGACAGATTCGAAGAGAACATGGATACCGAGGCAGGTACCGAACTGGCTGTCAGGGCACTGCATAATGCTATGAAGAGAGACTCCGCATCCGGCAACGGAATCGATGTAGTAGTCATAAGTGAGAACAATTACAAGAGACTTGAATCAGAGGAAGTTAAGAAACTGAGGGAAGAGCTCAACTGA
- a CDS encoding monovalent cation/H+ antiporter subunit B, whose protein sequence is MTTTITKTVTKICLPLVILFSISLLLAGHNNPGGGFIGGVMFASVIALTYVVFGLDYIKSFFDPDWGKWFAFGLILASLTAFAAIPFGHNFFRSAVEFVHLPFFGEVELVSAGLFDIGVYFVVIGSLLFIFKNVGDDE, encoded by the coding sequence ATGACCACAACCATAACAAAAACAGTTACCAAGATATGCTTACCACTGGTGATCCTCTTTTCCATTTCCCTGCTGCTGGCAGGGCATAACAATCCGGGAGGAGGATTTATCGGAGGGGTGATGTTCGCTTCTGTGATCGCGCTGACATACGTAGTCTTCGGACTTGACTACATCAAGTCCTTCTTCGATCCCGACTGGGGCAAGTGGTTTGCCTTTGGTCTGATACTTGCGTCCCTGACAGCCTTTGCTGCAATACCCTTCGGACATAACTTCTTCAGAAGTGCCGTGGAGTTCGTGCATCTTCCTTTTTTCGGAGAGGTGGAACTCGTATCCGCAGGTCTCTTCGATATCGGAGTATATTTCGTTGTAATTGGTAGTCTGCTCTTTATTTTCAAAAACGTGGGTGATGACGAATGA